The following coding sequences lie in one Candidatus Nitrospira allomarina genomic window:
- a CDS encoding VOC family protein: MKAQYLGHVVFYVKDLEQSLIFYRDVVGFQEVGKIFGGKAAALSSGRTHHELLLIQVGDVPGPPSGSRRGLYHIGIKVGESLDDLRAAKQDLDRAGIPVGGMSDHTVSQSLYLQDPDGNEVELYVDAPEVDWKRNPELVLAPIKPLML, from the coding sequence ATGAAGGCCCAATATTTAGGACATGTAGTGTTTTACGTCAAAGATCTCGAACAGTCTTTGATATTCTATCGTGATGTGGTGGGGTTCCAGGAAGTTGGAAAGATTTTCGGAGGAAAAGCGGCGGCGCTTTCTTCCGGCCGGACTCATCATGAACTGCTGCTAATTCAAGTCGGCGATGTGCCGGGACCACCATCGGGATCGAGGCGGGGCCTCTATCACATTGGTATTAAAGTTGGGGAGAGTCTTGATGACCTTCGTGCTGCTAAGCAGGATCTCGATCGGGCCGGAATCCCGGTTGGGGGGATGAGTGACCACACTGTCAGCCAAAGTCTCTATCTTCAGGACCCCGATGGAAACGAAGTGGAACTCTATGTTGATGCGCCGGAGGTGGATTGGAAGCGCAACCCGGAATTGGTGCTGGCGCCGATCAAACCCCTGATGTTGTAA
- a CDS encoding VOC family protein gives MQGFLDHIVLNIEDDETIIDFYTRILMLPAERLEDYRAGHAPFPSVRINQDTVIDLFPKKLWEQNTSTEKGFSNLNHFCLSLNKKDWEDLHGRLRDHRIAISEGPVQRWGARGTGTSIYFPDPEGNTIEARFYSEDDHDKKCFLGS, from the coding sequence ATGCAAGGATTTCTGGATCACATTGTTTTGAACATCGAAGATGATGAAACCATAATTGATTTCTACACAAGAATTCTGATGCTACCGGCAGAGCGCCTCGAAGACTATCGTGCCGGACACGCACCGTTTCCTTCCGTTCGCATTAATCAGGATACCGTGATCGATTTATTTCCCAAGAAGTTGTGGGAGCAAAACACTTCGACAGAAAAAGGTTTCAGCAATCTGAACCACTTTTGCCTTTCACTCAATAAAAAAGATTGGGAGGACTTACATGGTCGACTTCGTGACCACAGGATTGCTATCAGCGAAGGGCCTGTTCAACGGTGGGGGGCGCGGGGAACAGGAACCTCTATTTATTTTCCCGATCCTGAGGGAAATACCATCGAGGCCAGATTTTACTCCGAGGATGATCATGACAAGAAATGTTTTTTGGGGTCATGA
- a CDS encoding DoxX family protein yields the protein MKAFFQTEDRWAPVILRVMLALVIFPHGAQKLLGWYGGNGFEGTMGFFTQQMGLPWVIAFLVIMGESVGALALAAGFMTRFTAASLGIIMLGAIATVHWSNGFFMNWFGQQAGEGFEYHLLVIGMGLSLMVTGGGKWSVDQVIGRWLARQESTHVDGTRRTAAA from the coding sequence ATGAAAGCATTTTTTCAAACAGAAGATCGGTGGGCGCCGGTGATTTTGCGAGTGATGTTGGCGCTGGTCATTTTTCCTCATGGGGCTCAGAAGTTATTGGGATGGTATGGAGGAAACGGGTTTGAGGGCACCATGGGATTCTTTACGCAACAGATGGGTCTGCCCTGGGTGATTGCCTTTCTGGTCATCATGGGAGAATCGGTTGGCGCGCTTGCACTGGCCGCCGGATTCATGACGCGGTTCACCGCGGCCAGTTTGGGAATCATTATGCTGGGGGCCATCGCGACGGTGCACTGGTCCAACGGGTTTTTTATGAACTGGTTTGGCCAACAGGCCGGCGAAGGGTTCGAGTATCACCTGCTCGTCATTGGCATGGGCCTTTCGTTAATGGTGACAGGCGGCGGGAAGTGGTCGGTCGATCAGGTCATTGGAAGGTGGCTTGCACGGCAGGAATCAACCCACGTGGATGGGACTCGTCGGACTGCGGCAGCTTGA
- a CDS encoding bifunctional metallophosphatase/5'-nucleotidase has protein sequence MNSGIVPPFTEDRHGNSGHILIGVQRRSLLFLVTILAMVIPGFNEGVAFSNEFILVHTNDFHGRYYPIEVTSDNVTAQTGGSGEGGAGLTRTGRAGGFACQATLLRQLREARGDENVFAVHAGDTFSDDLLGNLTKGEAVIRLMNVLGYDFLALGNHDFDYGWDRTREQAALADFPMLAANVTLRETGEPVFGQPWRVVTLGGVKVGFLALGYHNTGHTTNPENITSLSFSNGIDATRRYLPELREQSDVVVVVSHQGMAVDRKLAREVKGIDIILSGHSHNWTEPPEKIRDTWLVEAFSNGVLVDELRVRMNDKRVADVEQTLHVLWNDQCQPAPDVSAMIDKLREPHRQQLEAVVGTAGEDIGRQYKTASPFDQLVGEILRQETGADVALLPGVGYGVTLRAGPITRETLYTLLPHPSKLVTLELSGAQIRKILEESATNQKPADPLAMVGGLIQTSGMGWTVDYQRPSESRITDVTVNGKPLAPDALYRVATHSGMLAGIHRYTTFAQGRNLRRSDRLLTHIVEEHLQRRGSVFAPAAVDDILIKN, from the coding sequence ATGAACTCCGGAATCGTACCTCCCTTCACGGAAGACCGTCATGGCAACAGCGGACACATCCTCATCGGTGTACAGCGGCGGAGTCTGTTATTTCTCGTAACAATCTTGGCAATGGTCATTCCTGGCTTCAATGAGGGTGTGGCCTTTTCGAACGAATTTATCCTCGTCCATACGAACGATTTTCACGGTCGCTATTATCCCATTGAAGTAACGTCCGACAATGTGACCGCGCAAACCGGTGGTTCCGGCGAAGGGGGAGCTGGCCTTACACGAACCGGGCGGGCGGGTGGTTTTGCTTGTCAGGCCACCTTACTTCGTCAACTTCGTGAAGCTCGCGGTGATGAGAATGTATTTGCGGTTCACGCCGGCGATACATTTTCTGACGATCTGCTTGGGAATCTCACCAAGGGTGAGGCGGTGATCCGGCTGATGAATGTGTTGGGTTACGATTTCCTCGCACTCGGCAACCATGATTTTGACTACGGGTGGGACCGAACACGAGAACAGGCTGCTCTGGCCGATTTCCCCATGCTGGCGGCCAATGTCACCTTACGCGAGACCGGTGAGCCGGTATTCGGACAACCCTGGCGGGTGGTGACCCTTGGGGGCGTCAAAGTCGGCTTTCTGGCGCTCGGCTACCACAATACCGGCCATACCACCAACCCCGAAAATATTACGTCGCTGTCTTTTTCCAATGGCATTGATGCAACTCGCCGGTATCTGCCCGAATTGCGGGAACAGAGTGATGTCGTGGTGGTGGTGTCACACCAGGGAATGGCCGTTGACAGGAAACTGGCGCGAGAGGTCAAAGGTATCGACATTATTCTCAGTGGCCATTCGCACAATTGGACCGAACCGCCGGAAAAAATTCGCGACACCTGGTTGGTGGAGGCATTTTCGAATGGGGTGCTGGTCGATGAATTACGGGTCCGGATGAATGACAAACGGGTTGCCGATGTCGAACAAACCCTGCACGTGCTGTGGAATGATCAATGTCAGCCCGCTCCGGATGTGTCGGCGATGATCGATAAGCTGCGCGAACCGCATCGTCAACAACTTGAAGCGGTTGTGGGCACGGCTGGGGAGGATATTGGCCGGCAGTACAAGACAGCCAGTCCGTTCGACCAACTGGTGGGCGAGATCCTGCGTCAGGAGACCGGCGCCGATGTGGCGTTGCTGCCGGGTGTCGGATACGGGGTAACGCTCCGTGCGGGGCCGATCACCCGCGAAACCCTCTATACCCTGCTGCCGCACCCATCAAAACTGGTGACCTTAGAGCTGAGCGGTGCGCAGATCCGCAAAATTCTCGAAGAAAGCGCGACGAACCAGAAACCCGCTGACCCATTAGCCATGGTCGGTGGCTTAATCCAAACATCGGGGATGGGGTGGACGGTGGATTACCAGCGTCCCTCAGAGAGCCGGATTACGGATGTGACGGTTAACGGAAAGCCTCTCGCACCGGACGCTCTCTATCGGGTGGCGACGCACAGCGGCATGCTGGCCGGCATTCACCGCTATACGACATTCGCCCAGGGGCGCAACCTTCGGCGGAGCGATCGTCTTCTCACGCACATCGTTGAAGAACATCTGCAACGGCGTGGCAGCGTGTTTGCGCCGGCGGCGGTTGACGACATCCTGATAAAGAACTGA
- a CDS encoding VOC family protein, translating to MPVQVYGVNHIVIEVDDAQKAVEFYADVFNPEMLRGGEGAAWCKMGEHQFLAIFEVKTLQPDRTKHFGIMVRDDAQVKEVREKITKKYGLEVHPDFRCDFRDPWGNRIQVGDLHDESLVWLLPYREVQDIGITFSSPSKG from the coding sequence ATGCCGGTTCAAGTCTATGGAGTGAATCATATAGTGATTGAAGTTGACGATGCGCAGAAAGCCGTCGAGTTTTATGCGGATGTCTTCAATCCTGAGATGCTACGAGGCGGTGAGGGGGCTGCCTGGTGCAAAATGGGAGAGCATCAGTTTTTGGCAATCTTCGAAGTGAAAACCCTTCAACCGGATCGCACCAAACATTTCGGCATTATGGTCCGGGATGACGCCCAGGTGAAGGAAGTTCGCGAAAAAATCACTAAAAAATACGGACTGGAGGTCCATCCGGATTTTCGATGTGATTTCCGGGATCCCTGGGGCAATCGGATCCAGGTCGGAGATCTGCATGATGAATCCTTGGTCTGGCTCCTTCCCTACCGGGAGGTCCAGGATATCGGGATCACATTTTCCTCGCCTTCTAAAGGTTGA
- a CDS encoding class I SAM-dependent methyltransferase, with protein MATTKPTEGPSPQLFFQTVNGHMRTAALKSALELELFSAIAEGHRTPKALAHRCGGSERGLRMLGDYLTVGGFLTKQGEEYQLTSDSELFLTKTSPAFLGPTLNFMLSSPLVEGFKQLTAAVRKGGTVVGEKGTLAPEHPDWVTFARSMVPLMKGPAEWIASWVKENAPDTRKVLDVAAGHGVFGIEIGRKLSEADITAQDWPNVLTVARENAQAAGIAKRFRELPGSAFDVEFEKDYDVILLTNFLHHFDVATCDTFLKKVYGSLKAGGFVITVEFIPNEDRISPGPMAEFCLMMLATTPAGDAYVFSEYDRMFRHAGFGESHMQDIPASNERVIITKK; from the coding sequence ATGGCAACAACGAAACCCACTGAAGGCCCTTCACCTCAATTATTTTTTCAAACCGTCAATGGGCATATGCGAACGGCAGCCCTAAAATCCGCCCTCGAACTGGAACTGTTTTCGGCCATCGCGGAAGGCCATCGCACCCCAAAAGCCTTGGCTCACCGATGTGGAGGTTCTGAACGAGGGCTGAGAATGTTGGGAGATTATCTGACAGTGGGAGGTTTTCTGACCAAACAGGGGGAAGAGTATCAGTTGACTTCTGATTCCGAATTATTTTTAACGAAGACGTCGCCTGCCTTTTTAGGGCCGACTCTGAATTTTATGTTGTCATCTCCTCTCGTGGAAGGATTCAAACAGCTCACTGCTGCGGTACGCAAAGGGGGAACGGTGGTCGGGGAAAAAGGAACTTTGGCGCCGGAACATCCGGATTGGGTGACCTTTGCCCGTTCCATGGTGCCATTGATGAAAGGTCCGGCGGAGTGGATTGCTTCCTGGGTAAAGGAGAATGCGCCCGATACCCGCAAGGTCCTGGATGTGGCAGCCGGTCATGGAGTGTTCGGCATCGAAATCGGTCGCAAATTATCAGAGGCCGACATAACCGCTCAGGACTGGCCCAATGTATTGACGGTCGCCAGAGAGAATGCTCAAGCAGCCGGGATTGCCAAGCGTTTCCGTGAATTGCCGGGGAGTGCTTTTGATGTGGAATTTGAGAAAGATTATGACGTGATCCTTCTCACGAATTTTCTACATCACTTCGATGTCGCGACTTGTGACACTTTTTTGAAAAAGGTTTATGGCTCGCTCAAGGCCGGGGGATTTGTCATTACGGTGGAATTTATTCCTAATGAAGATCGCATTTCTCCGGGGCCGATGGCGGAGTTCTGCTTGATGATGTTGGCCACCACTCCCGCCGGGGATGCCTATGTCTTCAGTGAATATGACCGTATGTTCCGCCATGCCGGTTTTGGCGAAAGCCACATGCAGGATATTCCGGCATCCAATGAACGGGTCATCATTACAAAAAAGTAA
- a CDS encoding sigma-54-dependent Fis family transcriptional regulator, protein MDKRTQSVLGDQSSRYQALLEVSEAIAVHRDLTNLIQDLAHRLPGIVPLNFIGLALHRPERNTIQDYIIQANIPADIQGGKEWALDAHPSGWVWQAQQPLIISDLTQDSRFPMVLPLMLEDGVQSLCTVPLTTAVRRLGSLDFASVEKDTYQESELTFLLQVARQVAVAVDNVLHQEELYRERDRLQVLLEVNNAIVSKLELGDLFSTMVTSLRRVIPHEATSLYFYNPDGENFHRQVLNFPLGKGLLGGSHSIALDDTPAGEAFRSRKTVCWDEADLQQFHSVTARQLIAEGVKFGCCVPLMLPDRVLGTLNVGSTRPSAFSTADADLLTQVAGQVAIALDNALVYREITELKEKLEKENIYLRDEIRTEANFEDIVGESRGIKHVLQQLGIVAPTDSTVLILGETGTGKELIARALHQLSTRKDQAFVKINCAAIPTGLLESELFGHEKGAFTGAISQKVGRFELAHRGTIFLDEIGEVPLELQSKMLRVLQEQEFERLGGTRTIRVDVRLVAATNRDLMQMVEAGEFRSDLYYRLNVFPITVPPLRERQEDIPILVRYFAQRYATKMKKPIESIPAKAMERLAGYPWPGNIRELENLIERAVILSQGSELAVPLLDLKASLQRSTQPITTLEGAERDHILRALQDTKWVIGGPSGTAARLGMKRTTLISKMKKLGISRPT, encoded by the coding sequence ATGGATAAACGCACGCAGTCGGTTTTGGGAGATCAGTCGTCGCGCTATCAAGCCCTGCTCGAGGTCTCCGAGGCGATCGCGGTTCACCGCGATCTCACCAACCTGATACAGGACCTGGCTCATCGCCTGCCTGGTATCGTTCCCCTTAATTTCATCGGGCTGGCTCTCCATCGGCCAGAGCGAAACACTATCCAGGATTATATTATTCAGGCCAATATTCCTGCGGATATTCAGGGCGGGAAAGAGTGGGCTTTGGATGCCCATCCGAGTGGCTGGGTGTGGCAGGCGCAGCAGCCATTGATTATTTCCGACCTGACTCAGGATTCCCGGTTTCCAATGGTGCTTCCCTTAATGCTTGAAGACGGCGTGCAGTCGTTATGTACCGTCCCGCTGACCACAGCCGTACGCCGTCTGGGATCACTCGACTTCGCCAGTGTTGAAAAGGACACCTACCAGGAGTCGGAATTGACGTTTCTGCTGCAGGTCGCCAGGCAAGTGGCGGTTGCGGTGGACAATGTCCTGCATCAAGAGGAACTGTACCGCGAGCGGGATCGTCTGCAGGTTTTGTTGGAGGTGAACAATGCCATCGTGTCGAAGCTGGAACTTGGGGATTTGTTTTCGACGATGGTCACGTCCTTGCGACGGGTGATTCCGCATGAAGCCACCAGTTTATATTTCTATAACCCGGATGGGGAGAACTTCCATCGACAGGTGCTGAATTTCCCGTTAGGGAAAGGCTTGTTGGGGGGAAGCCATTCCATTGCGCTTGATGACACGCCGGCCGGAGAAGCATTTCGATCACGAAAAACGGTGTGTTGGGATGAAGCCGATCTGCAGCAATTTCATTCCGTCACCGCCCGACAGTTGATCGCGGAGGGTGTGAAATTCGGATGCTGTGTGCCACTCATGCTGCCCGATCGGGTCTTGGGGACGTTGAATGTCGGCAGCACCCGTCCTTCAGCCTTTTCCACGGCGGATGCCGATCTGCTGACGCAGGTCGCCGGGCAAGTGGCGATTGCCTTGGATAATGCCCTTGTCTATCGGGAAATTACCGAATTAAAAGAAAAGTTGGAAAAGGAAAATATCTATCTCCGGGATGAAATTCGGACAGAAGCGAACTTCGAGGACATTGTCGGGGAGAGTCGTGGAATCAAGCATGTCCTCCAACAACTGGGTATTGTGGCTCCGACCGATTCGACCGTGCTGATATTGGGTGAGACGGGCACAGGCAAGGAACTCATTGCCCGAGCTCTCCACCAACTCAGCACGCGAAAAGACCAGGCCTTTGTGAAAATTAACTGTGCGGCCATTCCTACGGGTCTGTTGGAAAGCGAACTGTTCGGTCACGAGAAGGGTGCCTTTACAGGAGCCATTTCTCAAAAAGTCGGTCGCTTTGAACTTGCGCATCGCGGAACCATTTTTTTGGACGAAATTGGGGAAGTGCCATTAGAGTTGCAGTCCAAGATGCTTCGGGTGCTTCAGGAACAGGAGTTTGAACGATTGGGCGGGACGCGCACCATCCGTGTCGATGTTCGACTGGTTGCCGCCACCAACCGCGATTTAATGCAGATGGTGGAAGCCGGAGAGTTTCGCAGTGACTTGTATTACCGGTTGAATGTCTTTCCCATCACGGTTCCCCCCCTTCGCGAACGGCAGGAGGATATCCCGATTCTCGTTCGGTATTTTGCCCAGCGGTATGCCACCAAAATGAAAAAGCCCATTGAGAGCATTCCCGCGAAGGCGATGGAACGTCTGGCAGGCTATCCCTGGCCGGGGAATATTCGCGAACTGGAAAACCTGATTGAGCGTGCGGTGATTCTGTCCCAGGGTTCCGAATTGGCTGTCCCATTATTGGACCTCAAAGCCAGCCTTCAGCGGTCGACTCAGCCCATAACAACATTAGAAGGAGCCGAACGGGATCACATCCTCCGTGCTCTGCAGGACACCAAATGGGTGATCGGCGGCCCTTCAGGCACCGCGGCACGGCTGGGGATGAAACGCACCACATTGATTTCAAAAATGAAAAAGCTCGGAATTTCCCGCCCGACCTAA
- a CDS encoding DsrE family protein, producing the protein MKIILLSILALGMATPVFADPIGNPEYKHPVIKDHGGIVVLPDAALPPQKNSKVIIDITSDEKSGGVLKGFDRAALILNQYTQASAGIDHGFKMAVILHGAATKAALTHEAYAKHANSYVKDLGKTQNPDLALIRELKKAGVDIYVCGQAAAHHGYAASDIAPDVKIAVSAATVNINLQMDNYAYISFKK; encoded by the coding sequence ATGAAAATTATTCTCCTGAGCATTCTGGCATTGGGAATGGCCACCCCCGTTTTTGCCGATCCGATCGGAAATCCCGAATATAAACATCCTGTCATTAAAGACCACGGCGGAATCGTGGTATTACCCGACGCCGCGCTTCCTCCACAGAAGAACTCAAAAGTGATCATTGACATTACCTCCGATGAAAAATCAGGTGGTGTGCTCAAAGGATTCGACCGGGCGGCATTGATCCTCAATCAATATACCCAAGCGTCGGCAGGGATCGACCATGGTTTCAAAATGGCTGTCATCCTGCACGGGGCAGCCACCAAGGCGGCTCTGACGCACGAAGCCTATGCCAAACATGCCAATTCTTACGTGAAAGATCTGGGGAAGACGCAGAATCCGGATCTGGCATTAATTCGAGAGTTAAAAAAAGCAGGGGTTGATATTTACGTGTGCGGACAAGCCGCGGCCCACCACGGGTATGCCGCGAGCGACATCGCTCCGGATGTAAAGATTGCGGTGTCTGCCGCAACCGTGAACATCAATTTGCAAATGGACAATTACGCATACATTTCATTCAAGAAATGA